The Elaeis guineensis isolate ETL-2024a chromosome 14, EG11, whole genome shotgun sequence genome has a segment encoding these proteins:
- the LOC105057251 gene encoding vacuolar protein-sorting-associated protein 37 homolog 1 produces MMNWRIPIFGGAQQQQSPSNFPDIPTQSWYPPSVVNSPSRPATPTSTSGVSTHQRASERPQSPSQGQPSPSEAAGIITCLKDKSINELRKLLTDKEAYNAFFNSLDQVKIQNNLHDELRKETLQLTRKNLEQEPRIQELKNQSTIIRTTELAAAHEKLLELEREKEETLKLYSPASLLQKLHGAMNIVEEESEMLHRQLLDKEIDLQTFIRKYKKLRTIYHKRALLHLAAKTSVC; encoded by the exons ATGATGAACTGGAGAATTCCAATCTTTGG GGGTGCCCAGCAACAACAGTCTCCGTCAAATTTCCCGGATATTCCTACACAATCGTGGTACCCTCCATCAGTGGTTAATTCACCTTCGCGCCCTGCCACACCAACCAGTACATCTGGTGTCAGTACACATCAGAGAGCTTCAGAGCGGCCTCAGTCACCATCGCAAGGGCAGCCTTCACCTTCTGAGGCAGCAGGAATAATCACTTGTTTGAAGGATAAAAG CATCAATGAGTTGAGAAAACTTTTAACTGACAAGGAGGCATACAATGCCTTTTTCAATTCGCTTGACCAAGTAAAAATTCAGAACAAT CTCCATGATGAACTTCGCAAGGAGACCTTGCAACTTACCA GGAAGAACCTAGAGCAGGAACCTCGAATTCAGGAGCTTAAGAACCAA AGCACTATCATTCGGACAACTGAGTTGGCTGCTGCCCATGAGAAGTTATTGGAgttggagagggagaaggaagaaaCTCTAAAGTTGTATTCTCCGGCTTCACTTCTTCAAAAGTTGCATG GAGCAATGAATATAGTGGAAGAGGAATCTGAAATGCTGCACAGGCAGCTCCTTGACAAGGAGATTGACCTTCAAACATTTATACGGAAGTATAAGAAGCTTCGCACCATTTACCATAAACGGGCGCTTCTCCATCTTGCTGCCAAGACTTCGGTGTGCTAA
- the LOC105057254 gene encoding probable NOT transcription complex subunit VIP2 isoform X1 has protein sequence MSGLLNSTLNGSASNLPDSSGRPFTSSFSAQSATSPGFHHSDLGGLQGLHNIHGSFNIPNMPSSLASRNAAMSGVPSSGVQQPGGNISSGRFASNNIPVALSQISHGSGVTNRGGINVVGSPAFSSSMNGVGGSIPGISSSSATAGNRGSVPGLGVSPILGSVGSRITSSMGNMVGGVGGGNMGRSISSGGLSVPGLASRVNFAANSGSGNLNVQGPNRLMGGMLQQAPQMLGMLGNSYPTSGGPLSQSQVQGGNNALNSMGMLNDVNSNDNSPFDMNDFPQLTGRPSSAGGPQGQLGSMRKQGVGVSSIVQQNQEFSIQNEDFPALPGFKGGSSDYSVDLHQKEQLHENVPMMQSQHFSMARSSGFSLGGTYPSNRQQQQQHAAAVSSAGVTYAHGSSQDLIHLHGSDLFPSSHGTYHSQMQNSGPPSIGFRPSSSPNAASSMGAYEQLIQQYQHPQNQSQFRLQQVSAVNQSYRDQSLKSMQGIQSAPDRFGLLGLLSVIRMNDPDLTSLALGIDLTTLGLNLNSSDNLHKTFGSPWSDEPAKGDPEYCIPACYYAKQPPALQQGHFSRFHILTLFYIFYSMPRDEAQLYAASELYSRGWFYHKEHQLWFMRANVEPLVKTQTYERGTYVCFDPNTWETRTKENFVLQYEAVEKKPTLPSARP, from the exons ATGTCTGGGTTGCTCAAT TCAACACTTAATGGTTCCGCATCAAATCTCCCAGATTCAAGTGGCAGGCCTTTCACATCTTCATTTTCTGCTCAGTCTGCGACATCTCCAGGTTTTCATCACTCTG ATTTAGGTGGTCTACAAGGGCTACACAACATTCACGGAAGCTTCAACATTCCCAACATGCCGAGCTCACTCGCATCTAGGAATGCAGCAATGAGTGGTGTCCCATCAAGTGGTGTTCAGCAACCTGGAGGAAACATATCTAGTGGACGATTTGCATCCAACAATATACCAGTTGCTTTGTCTCAG ATTTCACATGGTTCTGGGGTAACCAATAGAGGGGGCATTAATGTTGTAGGAAGCCCTGCTTTTAGTAGTAGCATGAATGGGGTTGGTGGTTCAATACCTGGGATTTCCTCAAGCTCTGCTACTGCTGGCAACCGTGGTTCTGTTCCTGGATTGGGTGTATCTCCAATTTTGGGGAGTGTAGGTTCTCGAATAACCAGCTCAATGGGAAACATGGTTGGTGGGGTTGGTGGGGGAAACATGGGAAGAAGCATAAGCTCTGGAGGATTATCTGTTCCTGGCCTTGCTTCTCGTGTAAATTTTGCTGCTAATAGTGGATCAGGGAATCTTAATGTACAGGGGCCCAACAGGCTGATGGGTGGCATGCTTCAACAAG CACCTCAAATGCTTGGTATGCTTGGAAACTCTTATCCTACCTCTGGAGGACCGTTATCTCAGAGTCAAGTACAAGGAGGGAATAATGCATTAAACTCTATGGGAATGTTGAATGATGTCAACTCCAATGATAATTCTCCTTTCGACATGAATGATTTTCCTCAATTGACTGGGAGACCAAGTTCAGCTGGAGGGCCACAAGGACAATTGG GTTCAATGCGCAAGCAAGGAGTTGGTGTTAGCTCCATTGTCCAACAGAATCAGGAATTTAGCATCCAAAATGAAGATTTTCCAGCTTTGCCTGGATTTAAAG GTGGCAGCTCAGATTATTCTGTCGATTTGCATCAGAAGGAACAACTTCATGAGAATGTTCCAATGATGCAGTCACAGCACTTCAGT ATGGCAAGATCTTCTGGATTTAGCTTAGGGGGAACTTACCCATCTAACCGtcagcaacagcagcagcatgctgcagcagtcAGTAGTGCTGGTGTTACATACGCACATGGAAGCAGTCAAGATCTTATCCATCTACATGGCTCTGATCTGTTTCCATCTTCTCATGGAACCTATCACTCCCAG ATGCAAAATAGTGGGCCACCTAGCATTGGATTTAGACCATCAAGCTCTCCCAATGCAGCTTCTAGTATGGGAGCATATGAACAGCTCATTCAGCAATATCAACACCCACAGAATCAATCTCAATTTCGACTGCAACAGGTGTCTGCTGTTAATCAATCATACAGAGATCAGAGTCTGAAGTCCATGCAGGGGATACAAAGTGCTCCTGATCGGTTTGGCTTACTGGGCTTGTTAAGTGTTATTAGGATGAACGATCCAGATTTGACATCACTTGCTTTGGGAATTGATTTAACAACTTTAGGGTTGAATTTGAACTCATCAGATAATCTTCATAAGACATTTGGATCTCCATGGTCTGATGAGCCAGCCAAAGGAGATCCGGAGTACTGCATTCCTGCTTGTTATTATGCCAAACAACCGCCTGCATTACAG CAAGGACATTTTTCGCGGTTTCATATATTAACACTGTTTTACATCTTTTACAG CATGCCAAGAGATGAAGCGCAGCTGTATGCTGCTTCTGAACT ATATTCACGAGGATGGTTCTACCATAAAGAGCACCAATTGTGGTTCATGAGAGCAAACGTGGAGCCTCTGGTTAAGACTCAGACATATGAAAGGGGAACCTACGTCTGTTTCGATCCAAACACATGGGAAACTAGAACTAAG GAAAATTTTGTTCTCCAATATGAGGCGGTAGAGAAGAAACCAACTCTTCCTTCAGCTCGCCCTTAA
- the LOC105057253 gene encoding endoglucanase 9, whose protein sequence is MSMYGRDPWGGPLEISNADSATDDDRSRNMDLDRAALSTSSRPLDETQQSWLLAGPGDQGKTKKKYVDLGCLIVSRKLFIWTVGIIVAVAALAGFITLIVKTVPRHHHPQAPPDNYTLALRKALMFFNAQRSGRLPKHNNVSWRGNSGMKDGISDPSYGRSLVGGFYDAGDAIKFNFPASFAMTMLSWSVIEYSAKYEAAGELNHVKEIIKWGTDYLLKTFNNSADTIDRIAAQVGIGDTSGGTTPNDHYCWMKPEDIDYPRPVYVCHSCSDLAAEMAAALAAASIVFKDNKAYSQKLVHGAATVWKFAREQRGRYSPRGSDPSLFYNSTSYWDEFVWGGSWMYLATGNSSYLYLSTHPTLAKHAGAFWGGPDYGVFSWDNKLPGAQILLSRLRLFLSPGYPYEEILRTFHNQTSIIMCSYLPVFTSFNRTKGGFIELNHGRPQPLQYIVNAAFLAAVYSDYLDAADTPGWYCGPNFYSTGVLRDFARTQIDYILGKNPHKMSYVVGFGNHYPKHVHHRGASIPKNGVRYSCKGGWKWRDTKKPNPHTIAGAMVAGPDRHDGFRDVRTNYNYTEPTLAGNAGLVAALVALSGEKNGVDKNTIFSAVPPMFPTPPPPPAPWKP, encoded by the exons ATGAGTATGTACGGGAGAGATCCGTGGGGCGGGCCGCTGGAGATATCGAACGCGGACTCGGCGACGGACGATGACCGGAGCCGGAATATGGATTTGGACCGGGCGGCGCTGTCGACGTCGTCGCGGCCGCTGGATGAGACCCAGCAAAGCTGGCTCTTGGCCGGTCCGGGAGATCAggggaagacgaagaagaagtaCGTCGACCTCGGGTGCCTCATCGTCAGCCGGAAGCTCTTCATCTGGACCGTGGGCATCATCGTCGCCGTCGCCGCCCTCGCCGGGTTCATTACTCTCATCGTCAAGACCGTACCCCGACACCACCACCCCCAGGCGCCGCCGGACAACTACACCCTCGCCCTCCGCAAGGCCCTCATGTTCTTCAATGCCCAGCGAT CTGGGCGGCTTCCCAAGCATAACAACGTGTCCTGGAGAGGTAATTCCGGGATGAAGGACGGCATCTCCGACCCGTCCTACGGGAGGAGCCTCGTCGGAGGCTTCTACGATGCCGGAGATGCAATTAAGTTCAACTTCCCGGCCTCTTTCGCCATGACCATGCTGAGCTGGAGTGTGATCGAGTACAGTGCGAAGTATGAGGCCGCCGGCGAGCTCAACCACGTCAAGGAGATCATCAAGTGGGGCACCGATTACCTCCTCAAGACCTTCAACAACTCCGCCGACACCATTGATCGGATCGCCGCCCAG GTTGGGATAGGAGACACTTCAGGAGGAACGACTCCAAATGACCATTACTGCTGGATGAAGCCGGAGGACATCGACTACCCGAGGCCAGTCTATGTGTGCCACAGCTGCTCGGATCTCGCTGCAGAGATGGCTGCAGCTCTGGCTGCAGCATCCATTGTGTTCAAGGACAACAAGGCCTATTCCCAGAAGCTCGTCCACGGTGCAGCGACAGTCTGGAAGTTTGCAAGGGAGCAGAGGGGGAGGTACAGCCCCAGAGGATCGGACCCCTCACTCTTCTACAATTCAACTAGTTACTGGGATGAGTTTGTGTGGGGTGGGTCATGGATGTATCTAGCAACGGGCAATTCTTCTTACCTTTATTTGTCTACTCATCCCACTTTGGCAAAGCATGCTGGTGCCTTCTGGGGTGGTCCAGATTATGGGGTGTTCAGCTGGGACAACAAGCTCCCTGGTGCTCAA ATTCTTCTTAGCAGATTGAGGCTATTCTTGAGTCCAGGGTATCCTTATGAAGAAATATTGAGAACTTTCCACAACCAGACCAGCATAATCATGTGCTCGTATCTACCTGTTTTCACCTCTTTCAACCGAACAAAAG GTGGTTTCATAGAGCTGAACCATGGAAGACCCCAGCCCCTTCAGTACATAGTCAATGCAGCTTTTCTTGCAGCTGTCTACAGTGACTATCTCGATGCTGCAGATACTCCAGGATGGTATTGTGGTCCCAATTTCTACTCTACTGGGGTCCTTCGTGATTTTGCCCGGACCCAG ATTGACTATATACTGGGCAAAAATCCCCATAAGATGAGCTATGTTGTGGGATTTGGAAACCACTACCCTAAGCATGTTCATCATCGAGGTGCGTCCATTCCCAAGAATGGTGTTAGGTATAGCTGTAAAGGAGGATGGAAGTGGAGGGACACTAAGAAGCCAAATCCTCACACAATTGCTGGAGCTATGGTTGCTGGTCCTGATAGACATGATGGGTTTCGAGATGTTCGTACCAACTACAACTATACCGAGCCTACTCTTGCAGGCAATGCTGGTCTAGTTGCAGCACTAGTAGCTTTATCTGGTGAGAAGAATGGAGTGGATAAGAACACTATATTCTCTGCAGTTCCACCAATGTTTCCAACTCCCCCGCCACCCCCTGCACCATGGAAACCTTGA
- the LOC105057254 gene encoding probable NOT transcription complex subunit VIP2 isoform X3: MSGLLNSTLNGSASNLPDSSGRPFTSSFSAQSATSPGFHHSGLHNIHGSFNIPNMPSSLASRNAAMSGVPSSGVQQPGGNISSGRFASNNIPVALSQISHGSGVTNRGGINVVGSPAFSSSMNGVGGSIPGISSSSATAGNRGSVPGLGVSPILGSVGSRITSSMGNMVGGVGGGNMGRSISSGGLSVPGLASRVNFAANSGSGNLNVQGPNRLMGGMLQQAPQMLGMLGNSYPTSGGPLSQSQVQGGNNALNSMGMLNDVNSNDNSPFDMNDFPQLTGRPSSAGGPQGQLGSMRKQGVGVSSIVQQNQEFSIQNEDFPALPGFKGGSSDYSVDLHQKEQLHENVPMMQSQHFSMARSSGFSLGGTYPSNRQQQQQHAAAVSSAGVTYAHGSSQDLIHLHGSDLFPSSHGTYHSQMQNSGPPSIGFRPSSSPNAASSMGAYEQLIQQYQHPQNQSQFRLQQVSAVNQSYRDQSLKSMQGIQSAPDRFGLLGLLSVIRMNDPDLTSLALGIDLTTLGLNLNSSDNLHKTFGSPWSDEPAKGDPEYCIPACYYAKQPPALQQGHFSRFHILTLFYIFYSMPRDEAQLYAASELYSRGWFYHKEHQLWFMRANVEPLVKTQTYERGTYVCFDPNTWETRTKENFVLQYEAVEKKPTLPSARP; encoded by the exons ATGTCTGGGTTGCTCAAT TCAACACTTAATGGTTCCGCATCAAATCTCCCAGATTCAAGTGGCAGGCCTTTCACATCTTCATTTTCTGCTCAGTCTGCGACATCTCCAGGTTTTCATCACTCTG GGCTACACAACATTCACGGAAGCTTCAACATTCCCAACATGCCGAGCTCACTCGCATCTAGGAATGCAGCAATGAGTGGTGTCCCATCAAGTGGTGTTCAGCAACCTGGAGGAAACATATCTAGTGGACGATTTGCATCCAACAATATACCAGTTGCTTTGTCTCAG ATTTCACATGGTTCTGGGGTAACCAATAGAGGGGGCATTAATGTTGTAGGAAGCCCTGCTTTTAGTAGTAGCATGAATGGGGTTGGTGGTTCAATACCTGGGATTTCCTCAAGCTCTGCTACTGCTGGCAACCGTGGTTCTGTTCCTGGATTGGGTGTATCTCCAATTTTGGGGAGTGTAGGTTCTCGAATAACCAGCTCAATGGGAAACATGGTTGGTGGGGTTGGTGGGGGAAACATGGGAAGAAGCATAAGCTCTGGAGGATTATCTGTTCCTGGCCTTGCTTCTCGTGTAAATTTTGCTGCTAATAGTGGATCAGGGAATCTTAATGTACAGGGGCCCAACAGGCTGATGGGTGGCATGCTTCAACAAG CACCTCAAATGCTTGGTATGCTTGGAAACTCTTATCCTACCTCTGGAGGACCGTTATCTCAGAGTCAAGTACAAGGAGGGAATAATGCATTAAACTCTATGGGAATGTTGAATGATGTCAACTCCAATGATAATTCTCCTTTCGACATGAATGATTTTCCTCAATTGACTGGGAGACCAAGTTCAGCTGGAGGGCCACAAGGACAATTGG GTTCAATGCGCAAGCAAGGAGTTGGTGTTAGCTCCATTGTCCAACAGAATCAGGAATTTAGCATCCAAAATGAAGATTTTCCAGCTTTGCCTGGATTTAAAG GTGGCAGCTCAGATTATTCTGTCGATTTGCATCAGAAGGAACAACTTCATGAGAATGTTCCAATGATGCAGTCACAGCACTTCAGT ATGGCAAGATCTTCTGGATTTAGCTTAGGGGGAACTTACCCATCTAACCGtcagcaacagcagcagcatgctgcagcagtcAGTAGTGCTGGTGTTACATACGCACATGGAAGCAGTCAAGATCTTATCCATCTACATGGCTCTGATCTGTTTCCATCTTCTCATGGAACCTATCACTCCCAG ATGCAAAATAGTGGGCCACCTAGCATTGGATTTAGACCATCAAGCTCTCCCAATGCAGCTTCTAGTATGGGAGCATATGAACAGCTCATTCAGCAATATCAACACCCACAGAATCAATCTCAATTTCGACTGCAACAGGTGTCTGCTGTTAATCAATCATACAGAGATCAGAGTCTGAAGTCCATGCAGGGGATACAAAGTGCTCCTGATCGGTTTGGCTTACTGGGCTTGTTAAGTGTTATTAGGATGAACGATCCAGATTTGACATCACTTGCTTTGGGAATTGATTTAACAACTTTAGGGTTGAATTTGAACTCATCAGATAATCTTCATAAGACATTTGGATCTCCATGGTCTGATGAGCCAGCCAAAGGAGATCCGGAGTACTGCATTCCTGCTTGTTATTATGCCAAACAACCGCCTGCATTACAG CAAGGACATTTTTCGCGGTTTCATATATTAACACTGTTTTACATCTTTTACAG CATGCCAAGAGATGAAGCGCAGCTGTATGCTGCTTCTGAACT ATATTCACGAGGATGGTTCTACCATAAAGAGCACCAATTGTGGTTCATGAGAGCAAACGTGGAGCCTCTGGTTAAGACTCAGACATATGAAAGGGGAACCTACGTCTGTTTCGATCCAAACACATGGGAAACTAGAACTAAG GAAAATTTTGTTCTCCAATATGAGGCGGTAGAGAAGAAACCAACTCTTCCTTCAGCTCGCCCTTAA
- the LOC105057254 gene encoding probable NOT transcription complex subunit VIP2 isoform X2, whose product MSGLLNSTLNGSASNLPDSSGRPFTSSFSAQSATSPGFHHSGGLQGLHNIHGSFNIPNMPSSLASRNAAMSGVPSSGVQQPGGNISSGRFASNNIPVALSQISHGSGVTNRGGINVVGSPAFSSSMNGVGGSIPGISSSSATAGNRGSVPGLGVSPILGSVGSRITSSMGNMVGGVGGGNMGRSISSGGLSVPGLASRVNFAANSGSGNLNVQGPNRLMGGMLQQAPQMLGMLGNSYPTSGGPLSQSQVQGGNNALNSMGMLNDVNSNDNSPFDMNDFPQLTGRPSSAGGPQGQLGSMRKQGVGVSSIVQQNQEFSIQNEDFPALPGFKGGSSDYSVDLHQKEQLHENVPMMQSQHFSMARSSGFSLGGTYPSNRQQQQQHAAAVSSAGVTYAHGSSQDLIHLHGSDLFPSSHGTYHSQMQNSGPPSIGFRPSSSPNAASSMGAYEQLIQQYQHPQNQSQFRLQQVSAVNQSYRDQSLKSMQGIQSAPDRFGLLGLLSVIRMNDPDLTSLALGIDLTTLGLNLNSSDNLHKTFGSPWSDEPAKGDPEYCIPACYYAKQPPALQQGHFSRFHILTLFYIFYSMPRDEAQLYAASELYSRGWFYHKEHQLWFMRANVEPLVKTQTYERGTYVCFDPNTWETRTKENFVLQYEAVEKKPTLPSARP is encoded by the exons ATGTCTGGGTTGCTCAAT TCAACACTTAATGGTTCCGCATCAAATCTCCCAGATTCAAGTGGCAGGCCTTTCACATCTTCATTTTCTGCTCAGTCTGCGACATCTCCAGGTTTTCATCACTCTG GTGGTCTACAAGGGCTACACAACATTCACGGAAGCTTCAACATTCCCAACATGCCGAGCTCACTCGCATCTAGGAATGCAGCAATGAGTGGTGTCCCATCAAGTGGTGTTCAGCAACCTGGAGGAAACATATCTAGTGGACGATTTGCATCCAACAATATACCAGTTGCTTTGTCTCAG ATTTCACATGGTTCTGGGGTAACCAATAGAGGGGGCATTAATGTTGTAGGAAGCCCTGCTTTTAGTAGTAGCATGAATGGGGTTGGTGGTTCAATACCTGGGATTTCCTCAAGCTCTGCTACTGCTGGCAACCGTGGTTCTGTTCCTGGATTGGGTGTATCTCCAATTTTGGGGAGTGTAGGTTCTCGAATAACCAGCTCAATGGGAAACATGGTTGGTGGGGTTGGTGGGGGAAACATGGGAAGAAGCATAAGCTCTGGAGGATTATCTGTTCCTGGCCTTGCTTCTCGTGTAAATTTTGCTGCTAATAGTGGATCAGGGAATCTTAATGTACAGGGGCCCAACAGGCTGATGGGTGGCATGCTTCAACAAG CACCTCAAATGCTTGGTATGCTTGGAAACTCTTATCCTACCTCTGGAGGACCGTTATCTCAGAGTCAAGTACAAGGAGGGAATAATGCATTAAACTCTATGGGAATGTTGAATGATGTCAACTCCAATGATAATTCTCCTTTCGACATGAATGATTTTCCTCAATTGACTGGGAGACCAAGTTCAGCTGGAGGGCCACAAGGACAATTGG GTTCAATGCGCAAGCAAGGAGTTGGTGTTAGCTCCATTGTCCAACAGAATCAGGAATTTAGCATCCAAAATGAAGATTTTCCAGCTTTGCCTGGATTTAAAG GTGGCAGCTCAGATTATTCTGTCGATTTGCATCAGAAGGAACAACTTCATGAGAATGTTCCAATGATGCAGTCACAGCACTTCAGT ATGGCAAGATCTTCTGGATTTAGCTTAGGGGGAACTTACCCATCTAACCGtcagcaacagcagcagcatgctgcagcagtcAGTAGTGCTGGTGTTACATACGCACATGGAAGCAGTCAAGATCTTATCCATCTACATGGCTCTGATCTGTTTCCATCTTCTCATGGAACCTATCACTCCCAG ATGCAAAATAGTGGGCCACCTAGCATTGGATTTAGACCATCAAGCTCTCCCAATGCAGCTTCTAGTATGGGAGCATATGAACAGCTCATTCAGCAATATCAACACCCACAGAATCAATCTCAATTTCGACTGCAACAGGTGTCTGCTGTTAATCAATCATACAGAGATCAGAGTCTGAAGTCCATGCAGGGGATACAAAGTGCTCCTGATCGGTTTGGCTTACTGGGCTTGTTAAGTGTTATTAGGATGAACGATCCAGATTTGACATCACTTGCTTTGGGAATTGATTTAACAACTTTAGGGTTGAATTTGAACTCATCAGATAATCTTCATAAGACATTTGGATCTCCATGGTCTGATGAGCCAGCCAAAGGAGATCCGGAGTACTGCATTCCTGCTTGTTATTATGCCAAACAACCGCCTGCATTACAG CAAGGACATTTTTCGCGGTTTCATATATTAACACTGTTTTACATCTTTTACAG CATGCCAAGAGATGAAGCGCAGCTGTATGCTGCTTCTGAACT ATATTCACGAGGATGGTTCTACCATAAAGAGCACCAATTGTGGTTCATGAGAGCAAACGTGGAGCCTCTGGTTAAGACTCAGACATATGAAAGGGGAACCTACGTCTGTTTCGATCCAAACACATGGGAAACTAGAACTAAG GAAAATTTTGTTCTCCAATATGAGGCGGTAGAGAAGAAACCAACTCTTCCTTCAGCTCGCCCTTAA